Genomic DNA from Paramisgurnus dabryanus chromosome 11, PD_genome_1.1, whole genome shotgun sequence:
AGTAAACCGGCTACCGCAGCCTATAATGAAAGatacaaaaacaaatgcattattattcattgtttaaaatgctgaGAAAGCAGCACATTTACACTTCACAGGTGTGACACAGAAAGATATAAACTAGCGGTTCAACTGATGCTGACAGACAATCGACATAGAGGTGAGATAAAGAAAGATGTCCTCAAGATATCTGCATTAAATAAGCATTTGTTTCATTCATAAACACCTTAAGATTACTGAAAATGTGCCCTCCCACCTTTCTCAGAACAGACGAAGGGCTTCTCTCCTGTATGAAGACGCTGATGGGTTTTTAGTTGTCCACTTTGCACGAAAGCTTTTCCGCAGTCTGGATAATCACACAGGTACGGCCGTTCCCCTGCGACAAAAAGCCAGGAGTCAATTCTTGTGATCTTTCAACACATGAACATCCTGACAAATGTTACTGAGGATCACAGCTCACCCGTGTGGGTCCGTTTGTGCGCCTGTAAGGATTTCTCCCTCGGAAAGACCCGGTTACAGATGTTACAGCGGATACGGCTGGTGGAGTTCTCGCCCTCATTGATCAGTTCTCGTACCGTGTCTGCTCGCGGGCGTCCACGTCTGATGCTGTCCTGCAGGGACTAAACACAAACCGTATATTTGACTCATATGAAGAAGAAAGCACTTTACAACATGTATAGAACAAGTGCACAGACAAAAGAATGGTGTCCCAGGTGCTTCTTTTAACCTAGAAAACGTAAAAAGAACAACCCTATAACTTTGCTTTGGTTAACCCTTCTTTGCAAGCAGGTGTAAAAATGTGTTAATTCAGATTTCACCTGTGTTGTGATGAAGGTAGTGAGTCTTGTTATATTAATACCACctcttagggtgttttcacatctaGTTCATTTCAGCCCTCCAAACGCTCTCGGAGCAGTTCAGGGTGTATGTGTGATCAAACCAAGTCATCTCAGACCCCCCTAAAAGGACCCAAAACTGAACCAACCTAAGACCATGTCCGTTTTGAGTTCTTTTGTTGTTGGATTTCTTTTTGATATGTGAAATCATTGAGGTCCCGGTCCGCTTTGCGTGTCATTTTGACATTGTATCAAAATCAACTGCTGCACAGAAAGCTGGGGTCTGAGTTCTTATGAAGTTGTGATGTGAACAAGAAAGGGTCTGAGATCACTTCAGTTCTGAAGAGGACCAAAAAAAAAGAACTGGGTTCTCTTTTGAGTACACTACACTATTTGTGAACACCAAAAGGACTGAGGTCACATTCAGCTAGCTCCTTTTCTGGTTCACTTTAAGTCAACTGGGTTTTGTACTTTTAATCAAATGAActatatgtttaaaaaacaccCTTATTCTGCATCTGCACTATACAACatagcactgccatttagtataGAGAAAAAAATTTGACAGTAAGCATGTTTCTAACTCCGCTGTCGCGGCTGACTTTTTGGTTCCGCTCAATGAAACTCAAGATTTCCTCAGGCGGCgttgtggaaaataatgcttCTGTTGGTTTGTTGATGGCGAAATTTCAGAGTTTTTATTGTTAACACCGCCGGAAGAACCATAGGTACCTTCTCGTTTTTAGTCACCAACTTGCATGTTTAACTACTGGCCGCGTGAACTCACCAAAGTCTGTTGTTTGCAAAATCGTTGTTGTTTTTGCTAAAGTTGATTAAAGacattcttgaaattgtaaaagacatttagtttaattgctaGACTACAAGTGaatgaaatttaaataaatttgaacGACAACCACGGGAATTTTACCACCCTCAAAATCTGCTTGAATGAACAAAGAATTTGAAGCAGCCGTATAGCCATAGATGTCTGGATATATTAGAATGTGTGcgaaatgtaatgtaaatgtaaaacaataaaatagttatgaattgaatatttttgtttttaatctaAAACTTGTAAAGGAGTTTAGATACGAAACCCTTTGGTTAAAGACAAATGAGATCTTGGAGCCAATCTTGGGGTTATTAGCGatattctgaataaaaagttAGTGTTATTTGGTGTAATTAGTGGTTTGTTTTGTTATATATCGGACTTTTCAGAAGTAGAATATGTAGAGGATATGGCAAACAGCTTATCCTGAAAGATTCAGGTCAAtatctcaattttttttttaagttatagcaacaaaaaaaaaaaggttctaATTTTCATGATTCAgtcaaacattttcttaaaatttaatggaaaacatgggacaaaataaagtgatgattttcaagttcaaatggccagtattttgttattcttgaacccttAAACATGATCTTGGTctcatttaaaagcttttttcaagctctttctatctgaacaactagttttagcatttaaccatTTAGAAAATTTTAGCAACATACCTATTGtcatggcgatcagtgtttgcatttcaacagcttatttgcattttagaggacacacccaaaaacagcacattttgctcacacctacatgTTGTATTAGAagcaatttttatatattttgggctaaaacttcacatacgcactctggggacaccaaagacttatttgacaTCTCAAAagaaatctcataatatgacccctttaacataTAATAACAATGTTATACACAGCAATAGATAATAAATAGAGAAATCTATATTTTATTGAGTGTCTTCTGTCAGATATACACATATACTTATTGTGTTCATAATCAAACTTAAGCCAATTGTGTTTTTCTAGAACATCCGTCACATTTTGGCGCGCACGTCTGACGTCATGCCCAACTCTAGCAGCGTCAAAATGGAGAGCAATTTAAAATCCCATTCTGAGCGCGCGCGCGTTTTACATATGCCTTTATTATACAGTTCCATatatacttatttatttaaacagatCAGAAACGCAATCACTTATCAGTTAATAGTTAAATAGATTATTAACAGCTTATATAAATCTATACCTTAAATAATAAACCTTCACATGCTACTAAACTGAAAGCATTTAAAGGGTTTCTTCATACAGTCACAATAAACTTATGTTGTTAAGTATACAGTACAATACTATAATGTAGGATCTTTTTCTCACCTTGAGGTGATCCGGGCAGGAGTTGACATCGCTTTCCGCAGATGAAGTGTTGGTTCGGGTGGGTGATGCGGTTCCGCTGCCCGATCCTGGACTCAGTGTCACATTATGAGCATTTTCTCCCCATCGCCACGGATAAACCATAAAGTCACTAAACCCGGGACTGGTGGGCACGAGACACGAGTCCGCTCCTCTGGGTTTAATGGGAGTCGTCTTGATCACGGACACCAGAACTCTTTTTGGAGAATCGTTACAAAATATCACTTGATGTTTGCTGTCAGCCATGTC
This window encodes:
- the znf367 gene encoding zinc finger protein 367, with protein sequence MADSKHQVIFCNDSPKRVLVSVIKTTPIKPRGADSCLVPTSPGFSDFMVYPWRWGENAHNVTLSPGSGSGTASPTRTNTSSAESDVNSCPDHLKSLQDSIRRGRPRADTVRELINEGENSTSRIRCNICNRVFPREKSLQAHKRTHTGERPYLCDYPDCGKAFVQSGQLKTHQRLHTGEKPFVCSEKGCGSRFTHANRHCPKHPYARLKREEPMGGPGQSQGADNKAVAEWLAKYWETREQRTSPPVKGKNLGKEDQEQQDPLDFMPSDEGEEEEQDDEKSAGGGTARRRLQEQRERLHGALALIELANNLSA